The following proteins are encoded in a genomic region of Pseudodesulfovibrio mercurii:
- a CDS encoding ATP-dependent sacrificial sulfur transferase LarE produces MSLDHLASLIAARAGDVGCAVTALSGGVDSSLVAAAAHLALGPRAMACTVVSELTPDRDLKRAERVAAHIGIEHRVIQISALVVPEVRRNLDDRCYHCKCLILRTMRDAFGAGCLLLDGTNADDDPNRPGLRALQEFHVYSVLLAAGLGKAEIRGLAREAGLSNWEAPSESCLATRIPTGVPLNADDLGRVNALESYLHTIGVHTVRVRPDNLMATVEYLPQYAEIIQENRDKIVALANRIGLESCTFREWAG; encoded by the coding sequence ATGAGCCTCGATCATCTTGCCTCCCTCATCGCCGCGCGCGCGGGCGACGTCGGCTGCGCGGTCACGGCCCTGTCCGGCGGGGTGGACAGCAGCCTGGTGGCCGCCGCGGCGCACCTCGCCCTCGGCCCGCGCGCCATGGCCTGCACCGTGGTCAGCGAACTGACCCCGGACCGGGACCTGAAGCGCGCCGAACGCGTGGCCGCCCACATCGGCATCGAGCACCGGGTCATCCAGATTTCGGCCCTGGTCGTGCCCGAGGTGCGGCGCAACCTGGACGACCGCTGCTATCACTGCAAGTGCCTGATTCTCCGCACCATGCGGGACGCCTTCGGGGCGGGTTGCCTGCTCCTGGACGGGACCAACGCTGACGACGACCCCAACCGGCCGGGCCTGCGGGCCCTGCAGGAGTTCCACGTCTATTCGGTCCTGCTGGCGGCGGGGTTGGGCAAGGCCGAGATCCGGGGGCTGGCGCGCGAGGCGGGGCTGTCCAACTGGGAGGCCCCGTCCGAGAGCTGCCTGGCCACGCGCATCCCCACGGGCGTGCCCCTGAATGCCGACGACCTCGGCCGGGTGAACGCCCTGGAATCCTACCTGCACACCATCGGCGTGCACACGGTCCGCGTCCGGCCTGATAATCTGATGGCAACCGTGGAGTACCTTCCGCAGTACGCAGAAATCATACAGGAAAACCGTGATAAAATCGTGGCGCTGGCGAATCGGATCGGGCTGGAATCATGCACCTTCAGGGAGTGGGCCGGATGA
- a CDS encoding MATE family efflux transporter, whose protein sequence is MYLVERWRAQGGYREALNIGLPLVVSMVSNTVMTFTDRIFLGNYSLEALGASLPANVMAFLFLSFFMGVSEYVNVFIAQYTGACRPADVGRALWVGLWFCVPSGLLLAALAFFAEPLFGLVGHPESIRRLEIVYFQILTVGSLPCLLGMCLSNFFAGRGLTKPVMLISLGSIFINIPLDYCLINGIGPFPEMGIAGAGLATVIGFIVPLIVYIRLIFTRKNEALFRVRSAWRFDHALFARFLRFGLPGGVQFFLDMFAVSFFVFIIGRFGPVELASTSAVFSIYNLAFLPTIGLHVAASIMVGQAMGDGNPDRAAFCTHSVLHIALAYMGVMAVVFWVMPEFLLNLFRPRDVTGIDFNAVLAMGGVLMRYCAVFTLLDALAIVYMGGLKGAGDTRFIMFVMGTGSIVCLVIPLLVLNGLGITSIHGPWMFLLLYVVILASTFMTRFRKGPWRRIDLIGREKPERG, encoded by the coding sequence ATGTATCTGGTGGAACGTTGGCGTGCGCAAGGCGGGTATCGGGAGGCCCTCAATATCGGGCTGCCCCTGGTCGTCAGCATGGTCTCCAACACGGTCATGACCTTCACGGACCGAATATTTCTGGGCAACTACTCCCTGGAGGCCCTGGGCGCCTCCCTGCCGGCCAACGTCATGGCCTTCCTGTTCCTGTCCTTTTTCATGGGCGTGTCCGAGTACGTCAACGTGTTCATCGCCCAGTACACGGGCGCGTGCCGTCCGGCGGACGTGGGCCGCGCCCTGTGGGTGGGCCTCTGGTTCTGCGTGCCGTCCGGGCTGCTGCTCGCGGCCCTGGCCTTTTTCGCGGAGCCGCTGTTCGGGCTGGTCGGCCACCCCGAGTCCATCCGGCGTCTCGAGATCGTCTATTTCCAGATCCTCACGGTGGGCAGCCTGCCCTGCCTGCTCGGCATGTGCCTGTCCAACTTCTTTGCCGGGCGCGGCCTGACCAAGCCGGTCATGCTCATCAGTCTGGGCTCTATCTTCATCAACATTCCGCTGGATTACTGTCTGATCAACGGTATCGGGCCCTTCCCGGAGATGGGCATCGCCGGTGCGGGCCTGGCCACGGTCATCGGCTTCATCGTGCCGCTGATCGTCTACATCCGGCTGATCTTCACCCGCAAGAACGAAGCCCTGTTCCGGGTCCGGTCCGCCTGGCGGTTCGACCACGCCCTGTTCGCCCGGTTCCTGCGTTTTGGCCTGCCCGGCGGGGTCCAGTTCTTCCTGGACATGTTCGCGGTTTCGTTCTTCGTCTTCATCATCGGCCGCTTCGGTCCCGTGGAACTGGCCTCCACAAGCGCGGTCTTCTCCATCTACAACCTGGCCTTCCTGCCGACCATCGGCCTGCACGTGGCGGCCAGCATCATGGTTGGCCAGGCCATGGGCGACGGCAACCCGGACCGTGCGGCCTTCTGCACCCACTCGGTCCTGCACATCGCCCTGGCCTACATGGGCGTCATGGCCGTTGTCTTCTGGGTCATGCCGGAATTCCTGCTCAACCTGTTCCGGCCCCGCGACGTGACCGGCATCGATTTCAACGCGGTCCTGGCCATGGGCGGGGTGCTCATGCGCTACTGCGCCGTGTTCACCCTGCTCGACGCCCTGGCCATCGTCTACATGGGCGGGCTCAAGGGCGCGGGCGACACCCGGTTCATCATGTTCGTCATGGGCACCGGCTCCATCGTCTGCCTGGTCATCCCCCTGCTGGTGCTCAACGGACTGGGCATCACCAGCATCCACGGGCCGTGGATGTTCCTGCTCCTCTACGTGGTCATCCTGGCCTCCACCTTCATGACCCGTTTCCGCAAGGGCCCCTGGCGGCGCATCGATCTCATAGGCCGCGAAAAGCCCGAAAGGGGTTGA
- a CDS encoding MarR family winged helix-turn-helix transcriptional regulator, which produces MLWNIRYQPVILDEYVDQKAEYLFYPAMSRFQRLYTKGLSKRLDPHGVKPGYLEVFFRLWEGDGITQKTLHESLDVEQATLSNTLKRMERDGFLTCERNPRDRRQSIIVLSDTGAGLRKLVLAAIDDLQKVVNHRLSINDRRYFRRILTQMNDQLVSDLDDATLVLLDEVNEDDGMVMLVDEIKK; this is translated from the coding sequence ATGCTATGGAACATCCGGTACCAACCTGTAATCCTGGACGAATACGTGGACCAGAAAGCGGAATACCTGTTTTATCCGGCCATGTCCCGATTCCAGCGCCTGTACACCAAGGGGTTGTCCAAGCGGCTGGACCCGCATGGCGTGAAACCCGGCTACCTGGAGGTGTTCTTCCGCCTCTGGGAAGGGGATGGCATCACCCAGAAGACGCTGCACGAAAGCCTGGACGTGGAACAGGCCACCCTGTCCAACACCCTCAAGCGGATGGAGCGGGACGGCTTTCTGACCTGCGAACGCAACCCCAGGGACCGGCGGCAGTCCATCATCGTCCTGTCCGACACGGGCGCGGGGTTGCGCAAACTGGTTCTGGCGGCCATCGACGACCTGCAAAAGGTGGTCAACCACCGGTTGAGCATCAACGACCGCCGCTATTTCCGACGCATCCTCACCCAGATGAACGACCAGCTCGTCTCGGACCTGGACGACGCCACTCTGGTCCTGCTCGACGAGGTGAACGAGGACGACGGCATGGTCATGCTCGTGGACGAAATCAAAAAGTAG